One genomic region from Terriglobus aquaticus encodes:
- a CDS encoding Xaa-Pro dipeptidase, protein MEIPLIQQHRPHVVAVGLALLAVLSIAKPFQAQAVQPGTQPIVETVEYIKAGKLFDSVAGRYVDGAVLVVEGARIRSVEGKGFPIPDGAKVIDLSDDYVLPGLIDCHTHLTARADKYDEINAFRETPFIAAINGVVNAKKTLDAGFTTVRDVGSPPFAAVDLRNNINEGYIPGPRIVASGPAISITGGHGDLNNFSPEVRPMLYPNDRDFQIADGEQQVQQTVRAQVKYNVDVIKILASGGVLSKGDQPGAPQYTLSELKMAADTAHQAGRKIAAHAHGALSIKWSILAGIDSIEHASLADDEDIRLAKEHGTYFVMDIYDDDYILQEAPKFGLPKEQIEKERGVGQKQRETFRRAWKAGVKMAFGTDEGVYPHGDNAKQFHYMVQFGMTPTEAIQAATVHAADLIGRSDDVGQLTAGHYADLIALKADPLQKIEVLTSVPFVMKGGAVTKDTR, encoded by the coding sequence ATGGAGATTCCGTTGATCCAGCAGCATCGTCCACACGTCGTAGCGGTCGGGCTGGCGCTGCTCGCCGTCCTTTCGATTGCGAAGCCGTTTCAGGCGCAAGCTGTTCAGCCCGGGACTCAACCGATAGTGGAGACCGTGGAATACATCAAGGCCGGTAAGCTGTTTGACAGTGTGGCTGGCCGCTACGTGGATGGTGCAGTGCTTGTGGTCGAAGGAGCGCGCATCCGAAGTGTGGAAGGGAAGGGTTTTCCGATTCCTGATGGTGCAAAGGTCATCGATTTGTCAGATGACTATGTGTTGCCAGGTCTGATCGATTGCCACACTCACCTGACCGCTCGCGCGGACAAGTACGACGAAATCAATGCGTTTCGCGAGACGCCGTTCATCGCCGCGATCAATGGCGTGGTGAATGCGAAGAAGACACTTGATGCTGGGTTCACCACGGTACGTGACGTGGGTTCCCCGCCGTTTGCCGCGGTCGATCTGCGAAACAACATCAACGAGGGGTACATCCCAGGACCTCGTATCGTCGCGTCGGGTCCGGCAATCTCGATTACTGGCGGGCATGGCGACCTGAATAACTTCTCGCCTGAAGTGCGACCCATGCTGTACCCCAACGATCGCGACTTCCAGATTGCGGACGGAGAGCAGCAGGTGCAACAAACCGTTCGAGCGCAGGTGAAATACAACGTCGACGTGATCAAGATTCTGGCAAGCGGGGGCGTGTTGAGCAAAGGGGATCAGCCCGGAGCGCCGCAGTACACATTGTCGGAATTGAAGATGGCGGCGGACACCGCGCACCAGGCTGGCCGCAAAATCGCGGCGCACGCCCATGGGGCGCTGAGCATCAAGTGGTCCATCCTTGCGGGTATCGACTCCATTGAGCACGCATCGCTGGCGGACGATGAAGACATTCGTCTCGCTAAAGAGCACGGTACGTATTTCGTGATGGACATCTACGATGACGACTACATTCTGCAGGAAGCACCCAAGTTTGGTTTGCCGAAAGAGCAGATCGAGAAGGAGAGGGGTGTCGGACAGAAGCAGCGGGAGACCTTTCGCCGGGCGTGGAAGGCTGGAGTAAAGATGGCGTTTGGCACGGATGAAGGTGTCTACCCGCACGGTGACAACGCGAAGCAGTTCCACTACATGGTGCAGTTCGGTATGACCCCGACTGAAGCTATTCAGGCTGCCACAGTGCATGCTGCTGATCTGATCGGGCGTTCGGACGATGTAGGTCAGCTGACCGCCGGTCACTACGCGGACCTAATCGCCTTGAAAGCTGATCCTCTACAGAAGATAGAGGTGTTGACGTCAGTCCCGTTTGTGATGAAGGGCGGAGCGGTGACGAAAGATACTCGCTAA
- a CDS encoding M42 family metallopeptidase has protein sequence MRLPLLALAALGLHLVVPACSQAQTVNDSTVRLLQQLADAAGPPGAEEPVRAIMVPLMKQSSDSLRFDGLGSVIAQQGTSGPRVMVDAHMDELGGMVRRVTPNGFLTMQMLGGWLDQALPDQRWIILGSKGPVHAVTGIRDIHVVPTDERSRVFSRDSLMLDVGATTAAEVAALGLEPGDPVVPDSPFLVMNGGNYLGKGWDDRIGCAALLLAMQRTAHEAHANQIFYVATVQEEIGLRGARTAAQVVKPDIGIALEGGIVGDTPGSHPEETQAKLGGGPGIFLYDSSALANRKVVAFVRRTAAASKIPLQLDLVQGYGDDSAEMQLSNGGTPTVNIVVPVRYTHSHNGIVNRKDFDETVDLLVALLKSLDASTVQQLRDFTPSP, from the coding sequence ATGCGCCTTCCTTTACTTGCCCTCGCCGCGCTCGGCCTGCACCTGGTTGTCCCTGCTTGCTCGCAAGCGCAAACGGTCAATGATTCGACCGTACGCCTACTGCAGCAACTTGCCGATGCCGCGGGGCCTCCCGGAGCGGAGGAGCCGGTACGAGCCATCATGGTGCCGCTCATGAAGCAGAGCAGCGACTCGTTGCGCTTTGACGGCCTTGGTTCTGTGATTGCGCAGCAGGGGACCAGCGGACCTCGCGTGATGGTCGACGCACATATGGACGAACTGGGCGGCATGGTGCGACGCGTCACTCCCAATGGTTTCCTCACTATGCAGATGCTTGGAGGGTGGCTGGACCAGGCGCTGCCTGACCAGCGATGGATCATTCTGGGCAGCAAGGGCCCGGTGCACGCGGTCACCGGTATCCGCGACATCCATGTGGTGCCGACTGATGAGCGTTCCCGCGTCTTCAGCCGCGACAGCCTGATGCTGGACGTGGGTGCGACGACCGCCGCCGAGGTCGCCGCGCTTGGCCTGGAGCCAGGTGACCCGGTCGTGCCCGACTCACCGTTCCTGGTGATGAATGGCGGCAACTACCTTGGTAAGGGTTGGGATGATCGGATTGGATGTGCCGCACTTCTGCTGGCTATGCAGCGCACCGCGCACGAGGCCCACGCGAACCAGATCTTCTATGTCGCAACCGTGCAGGAAGAGATCGGTTTGCGGGGCGCGCGTACGGCGGCGCAGGTGGTTAAGCCAGACATCGGCATCGCCCTGGAAGGCGGAATCGTCGGGGATACGCCCGGATCGCACCCTGAGGAAACGCAGGCAAAGCTAGGCGGCGGCCCAGGTATTTTCCTGTATGACTCCAGCGCTCTGGCCAACCGGAAGGTCGTTGCCTTTGTACGGCGCACAGCCGCAGCAAGCAAGATTCCCCTGCAACTCGATCTGGTCCAGGGCTACGGCGATGACTCTGCCGAGATGCAACTGTCCAATGGCGGTACGCCTACGGTGAACATTGTCGTTCCAGTTCGCTACACCCATTCGCACAACGGGATCGTGAATCGCAAGGACTTCGATGAGACGGTCGATCTGCTCGTGGCATTGCTAAAGTCGCTGGATGCATCTACTGTTCAGCAACTGCGTGACTTCACACCTTCGCCGTAG